TCGTTGGCCAGCGGGTTGCTGCGCACGCGCCGGTCGCCGACCTTTTCGTCGCGCGCGCAGGCGCTGGTCAGCCCGCACAGCAGGCTGGCGACGACGAGCAGGAGCAGGGTGGAACGCATGATATTCTGGGGCCGGGAATGCAGACGCTCAGTATAACTGAGTCGCGTGCTTCGCACAGACGGGAATTCATTCAGTGGGGTGCGTGTACGAGCCTGTCCCCCCTCAAGAAAGACACCCAATGGCCCCCGGCCCGACGTCCCAAATCCGCGACCTGACCGTGCCGCCCGAGCTGGCCGGGCAGCGGCTGGACCGCGTGCTGGCCGAACTGCTGCCGGATTATTCGCGCAGCCGCCTGCAGCACTGGATCGAGGACGGGCGGGTGACGCTGGAGGAACGGCTCAGCCGGCCGCGCGAAAAAGTGGCCGCCGGCCAGCGCATCCAGGTGCGGGTCGAGGCGCAGCCTGCCGTGACCCTGACGGCGCAGGATATGCCGCTGGACATCGTGTACGAGGACGACGCCCTGCTGGTGATCGACAAACCCCCGGGCCTGGTGGTGCATCCCGGCGCCGGCAACCCGGACGGCACCCTGCTCAACGCGCTGCTGCACCATGCGCCCGAACTGGTCCAGGTGCCGCGTGCCGGCATCGTGCACCGCATCGACAAGGACACGAGCGGCCTGCTGGTGGTGGCGCGCACGCTCGCGGCACATGCG
This region of Nevskiales bacterium genomic DNA includes:
- the rluD gene encoding 23S rRNA pseudouridine(1911/1915/1917) synthase RluD, translating into MAPGPTSQIRDLTVPPELAGQRLDRVLAELLPDYSRSRLQHWIEDGRVTLEERLSRPREKVAAGQRIQVRVEAQPAVTLTAQDMPLDIVYEDDALLVIDKPPGLVVHPGAGNPDGTLLNALLHHAPELVQVPRAGIVHRIDKDTSGLLVVARTLAAHAALVRALAARAITREYEAVVCGVLTAGGTVDQPIGRDERDRTRMRVKTAARAAVTHYRVLERFRAHTHLRLTLETGRTHQIRVHMQYLRHPLVGDPVYGRRLGMPAGAGESLRAVLAGFRRQALHARRLGLVHPLSGTPMEWQAP